GACGATGGTGCCGGGAACAGGCAGAACTGTGACCCAGCAGTTGTCCTTTCTAAGGACCTGAAGGCCAGCGACGTTGCCGCACTCCGTCAACAGGGTGATCCCCGTGGCGTCAGCATGCGGCGTCATGCCTACTGCTCTCTCAGGTTCCGGGCACGCTGGGTAGTAAGTCATCCTGACCTGGCACGACCCTTCTCCGAAACTTTTCGCCAACAGGTCCAGTTCCTCTTCATGAATTCCCAACGCCATTCCAATATACTTCGCTACCGCCTCTGCCAGTTTCCTCATATCTTCGCTGTATTTCTCCAGTGCCATCCTGATCGATCGATTAAGCATTCGCAATCAACATCTGCTTAATTCAGCTAACTAGAAATGCATATACATAATGTAATCGAAAAAAATGGAAGCCATATGACCTGAATTCGGGTGGATTTTGTGGCCATAGATCGAGATTTCTCGCATGCGGAGGATGGCATTTGAGGAAGATCATGTCGTTCCAGTCCAGCTTCTGCTCGTGGTAGGTCACGAAAGCCTGCCCGTAACCTTCGAGACTTCCGGGCCTCTGGGCTGACTTCTGCTTCTCATGGTGGGGCAGTTCGAAGAAACCTCGCACGTTCTCCTTCGTCATCCTCATCCCTTCATCCGACACTCCATGGTTCACCAACTGCACATACAACCCCATTCACATGAAGATACTATCATGATCcttctattttaaataagggcccaGCCTTGTCGACTCACCAACGGGCTAAATAATCCAGCTAATCAAGGACATTTTCGTCCAAAGatgaatataaaagagaaaaatatgagcaaaaaatttgagaaatcaaATGGAAGCTCTAAATAAAGGAACCGATCCAATGTCAAATTCGGTAAAGATTTATGGAATGGCCCTTACATAAGGATTATATTGCCCTTAATTgttatgaaataaaatatgctCAGAACCGAACATGAGAGTTTCTTCTCATCTAGCTCATTGCGAATATAAGGTTTTCATAACGCTAATCTTGAGCGATAAATGCCGACTGCATGCTTAACACGTGCAAGTCGGTTGGGAAGTGGTGTTTTAGGTGGCGCTACTAGGCGAACAATGCCCCTTCTTTGTATTTGTTACGTTTACGCTTGATCGACATATCTTTTATTTCGCCCAAAAAATGGAGCACTACCCTTTTGATATCTATCGGTCAATGCTGAAAAGGTGActaaccctttcttttatttaagacgcaatacaaaaaaaagaaaaagaatgatttcttctatttcttcaatcACTAACTATATAACCtacattttaataaaattagattaaaaatttaaaaagatgaaatttaaaGGAACAGAAAAGCAAACCTTCCACCTGTGGCCACCGCTCCATCATTGGTGGGGTGGCCGTGATGGCCAGCAAGGTTGCGGGCACTTGCCAGAACAGAGAGAAGGCGGTGACCCTCTcccagatttgggcaagggtcgcTATGGCCATTGCCGCCACCCCACCGGCGATGGGGCGGTGACTACAAGCGGAGGACCTATGATCGGATATTTTACTGTCCCACTAGTAAAATAAGTCCTTTAGTTTGAGAGAGATTATGCAGGAAAAAGAGCAGGTATTGCAACATCAATAGACAGAAGACTACATGTATTTAGGCTTATGATCAAGTAGAAACCGCACCAAGAAAAGACCCCATTCACGACAGGCAGAGTCAAGGTTTCGGAGCTCGGTGGATCGGGAAGCAAGGTCCATCAGCTTCCCCAGGTCGATGCGAGGCAAGTCCTGCAACGACTCGCGATGGTGATCAGCCACCACTGTGTCATCACGGAGGTACCTCGGGGGCAGGGCGTCCGGCCGCTGCTGCCTCACCAGCTCCTGCACGCTCGGCACCGGCAGCGTGCAGTTCAAGGTCACCCCCTTCCCCGCATCTTTGCCTCTTTCTCTGTTCCCTCCGCCGTCGATCTCTTCCGCCTCGCCTTCACTCAACTATATAATGCCGATCGCCCACCAAACGAAAGAATAGTCAAATTTTTTAAGAGTATTCTACCGCGACTAGTCACAATTCCATGGGAAGAAATGGCGCAAAGTACTTTTGTATAGAAGAAATGTCAGCAGCGTCTTCTCTTAGCTCTTCACTTAAGCATTTCGGCCAAGCACAACGATGTTGATTTTGCGCGCCAACCTAGGAAACGAGGCATTGAATGTGGACTACAGTATGGAATTTGATTACAGacgttgtttatttatttttttatgggatGAATTGGCGCAAAGTACTGTTTTATAGAAGAAATGTCAGCAGCGTGTCCTCTTAGCTGTTGACTTTAGCGTTTCGGCCAAGCACAACAAGGTTGACTTTGAGCGCCAGCCTAGGAAACAAAGTgtacactttttttttaggaCATATACATTGAAAGTCCTAAGActtatcataaatttataaaaatttaaaaacttataaaaagtgcaatcaaatcttaaaatttgtcaaatttgtacaatcaaatctttcGGTTGACTCGGTCAATTTAGATTATcgaaaaatgctgacgtggttTTTTTAGTACTTTCTCTCTCATAAGTAACAATGAGGTAGattaaattctaaattatttaaccgaaatattaataaaataaaataaaataagtatttcaaaagacaaaaaaaaaattatgctctAGGCAAGGCAAAGGCCCTTGCGGCCATCGCCCTCATCGTTGGCAAGGGCCAGCAAGGGCTCAACAAGGGCCACCGGGGGTCACCGAGGCCTTGGCCAAGGCCGGTGACCCTCACCATCCGTAGGTGAGGGTTGTCAACTCTTGCCCAATTATGGTGGCCCTTGGCGAGGGTCGCTAGACTGTGCCAAGGGCTAGCAATCCTTGCCAAGGGTTGGCAACCTTAATCAAGGGCCACCATAGCTAGGCAAGGGCCGTAGATTTGGGTGAAAGGTTGCGACCCTCACCTGTCAACCCTGGCCAAGGCTCTAGCAAACCTGGTCGGCCCTTGTTGAGCCCCCACCAGCCTTTTCAACAACTAGGTGGCTAGCGGCAAGGGCCTCCGTCCTTGCCTTtactctttttgtgtttttttaatatttcctattttattaatttaatcttatgattaaaaaattagaattatattcaaaacaacatcattttagcCTAGTGTTCCATGTCTTAGCCATGTCATTGCcatgtaggagagagaaaatatttaaaaaattacattagCATTTTTTGTTATTCTAATTGGATGAAATTAACGGAAATACTCAATTGcactaatttgacaatttttaaaacttaattacatttttttataagttttagaattcaattacactttcataacatgttttaagatttttagtgaacatttcctttttttggataTATGTTTCAACGATCACATGGGTATTCGTCAGTTCTTCGTAACCGTCGACTTTCCGACAAACCACATGCGTTGGGTTCGAATcatgtacttttctttttctttgtaaagAGATGTTACACCAGTCACTCACCATACAGGTTATTTAAATCCAAGAAATATTTAATGCATTGCTACTAGGGTGTAAATGGTTCgtttcggttcgattttttcAGAAAGttaaaccgaaccaaaccgaatcgATAAAGAAATTTATTGAACCTAGTCGAAATCCAATTCGAACCGAAACCAAACCGAACTGAAATCCCGATTTGGTTCGATTTGATTCAATTCGGGTTTTcgcttttactttttattttgctttgttttgctttttttccttacATGCAccccttttaataatttttttattttaaaaatcaatttttaattatttgtaattatttttattctttttcttttctttttttttttcctttttttttttttctttttattctttttcttcttcattgcctGGTTGCTAGACATGGTAGAAGCGGCAATCAGCTTGTGGTGATCAAGCGAGGTCAAGCTCGCCCAATGCCAGCGAGCTatgcgaggctcaagcctcgcccaagtGGACGAATCTGGTGGGGCTCGAGTTCGCCGGCATCGGGCAAGCTTGGTCTTGCCGACCTATGACGAGGCTCCAGCTcacctttggccggtcgctagTTGCCACCATGGTTGGTGACCAGCCAATGaagaaggataaaaaaaaaaaaaaatgaaaaaaaaaaatcaattaaaatcaaataaaaaataaaaacaattttaaagaataaaagaaaaactaaattgaattttttatttattttatccatTTGGTTTGGTTAACCAAATTGATAAAAaccaaattgattaaaaaaattcgatttttaatgaaaatcgaacaaaaaaaacgagttttttggtttggttcagttttcgCTTAGGTTTTTAACAGCCTTAATTTTGCCATTGTTGTGAGCCTATTTGACAATCCAGTTAACTATTGTAGATTGAGGGAtaagtttctcttcttcttcctttttttatagTTTGAAACAGATATCCATTTagttatgcaattttttttttcaaattctgaGACAAATATATAACCCAAAAATAGgttatgaacaaaaataagaagtaggAATTATCtacttttttattctaaaaacagaaattaaaaaaaaattcttcttatcACTCGCCCTTGCCACCAGTCGGCCGCCCACTTGCCATATGCAAGCTCATCACCCACTAGTCGCCCTAGAGGGAGAGATATCTTGGaagatatattaaattaatttctattctaggaatagaaatttcataacataatcaaacatgtatttttgtttagaaattcgTCTAGAGAATagaaatcaaaaaatatatttctaactaGAAATAGGGCCTGgaataaaatagttatcattcGCGTCCTACAACAACCTCATTTGACAACTTTAATTAGGATGGACTTAAatgatttgattaaattaaaatttcatttgatttttgggaaatttcaaataaggacttgagtTCGAGGACGCCCCCTCTCCCTTTTTTCAACTCGAGTGGACACAAACTAGCGGGCTCTCTCTATTagaataatcaaaatcaaatcaaaataacttTTCATGTTCTATATTCCGAATATCTTATCTTATGAATTGACTAGATCAATTAACTTGCAATTAGAATGATTAGAATCAAATCATCTCCTACTGTAATGACATCATGTAGATTTCCAAGGAGAATGTGGAATGCAAACACAAAGATAATGTTGgttgtttgtttgtaaaacaaacaaaatgtgatttttcattgtCTCACATAGGAAAGTTGGGACGAGATATGTCATTTTATAAGTATGAGCTTTTTTCTAGTCTGTTCAAAGAAAAGGTTGGAGTGTGGGACCCACAATACTAGCGTGCGGATGTGCGATTATTAATTAATAGGTGTGCTTAGTAGGTTTGCACGACTGTGATTTAATTAGCACCAatcatattattttcattttatttcaaatggttattttttcCAATAGATAATACAATATAGAGGCACAAGTCATGAAaacatcgattttttttatttaattagcaCTTTAGCCTCGTGTTAGACATAATGAACAAAAGTGGCTACATCTGTAGTTGGAGGTagctattttgaaaaatgttgagTTCTGCGGCGTTCGCACATGCACTTGTAATGAAAACAGCGAAATGAAAGTTAATGTTAACATAGAGATGCAAAGAAGTTTACAGATTAAGATTGAAGACCGGAAAAGGCCACCGAAATTCTTCCTAGAGCCGCGTCTTCCCGACGGGAATTCAGCTCCTCACTCAGATCCTCCTGCAAGCTGAAACTTCTATCGTCTTATTGAAATACCAGGATAGGGAGAGCAACCTGAAAGCATCTTCACGACTCACAgtacaagaagaagatgaaaaggacgAACACATCGGTTCGGTGTCTACAGCTTGAGAGTGTCGATGAAAGGAACCGCATCATCAAGCTTGTGGCTTAAGAAGCACTGCAGGAATTCTCCAGAGTTCGAGAGGGTTTGATAGATAGGGGGGAGTCCGGTGGTTGCGAGGAGCTGTGGAGAAGGCCCGACCGGAAGAGACGGGCTAGGATAGCAAAAGGTTGCTATGGAcaccctctccttctctttgttCACCACTGCTCTTTGATCCGGCGCTCTGTACGTGCCATTGCTGTAAACCTCCATGATTTGACATAAATTCGCAACGATGCCGCCGGGAACGGGTGGAACCGTGACCCAGCAGTTGTCCTTGCTAAGGACCTGAAGGCTAGGGATGTTGCCGCACTCCATCAATAGGGTGATCCCCAAGATGTCGGCATGTGGCAACAGGCCTATTGCTCTCTCAGGTTCCGGGCATGCTGGGTAGTAATTCATCCTGACCTCGTATTTCCCTTCTTCGAAACTTTTCGTCAACAGATCCACCGCCTTCATGAATCCCCAACGCCATTCCAATATACTTCACTACTTCCGCTGCCAGCTTCCTCATATCTTCGATGTATTTCTCCAGTGCTATCCTGATTGATTAAGCATTCACAATTAACATTCGTTTAATTTAGCCACCTGGAAGTGCACAAACATGACATAAACGGAAAGGATGGAAACCGAATGACCTGAATTCCGGGGGATTTTTTTGCCACAGATCGAGATTTCTCGCATGAGCAGGATGGGATTTGAGGAAGATCATGTCGTTCCACTGCAGCTTCTGGTCGTGAGAGGTGACGAAAGCCTACCCGTAACCTTCGAGACTTCCGGGTTTCTGGGCTGACTTTTGCTTCTCGTGGTGGGGCAGATCGAAGAACCCTTGCACGTTCtccttcatcatcctcatccctTCATCCAACACTCCATGGTTCATTAACTGCACATTCACCATATCAAATTTTGTAGGGCTACAACGGACTATTTTAATAGCTTAAGCTGTTATATAAAAACGTGatttaatattcaattattCCAATGCACCGCAACATCACAATCTTATGCTTTTCCAAATTAAACCCCATTCCCATGGAGATACTATCGTGATCCTTCTATTTTTCAATGACAATGGTTCGTGTCATACATGAAGATAGTGCCGATCAATGAAATGATGCCGATCATGTTTATGTGAGATCATCTGAATGGATTCTAAATTAATAACCATttcaaatgcatgaaatgacTCACTAACTTGACAGACTCActtagacaaaaataaaataaacgtttgaagtgaatcttatttcaaataaaaacttgaaatattctcattttttttcaagtaaGGGCTTGAAGTGATTATGGTTATTTTAAAGAATGACCTAACTTCATCGACTCGTAGGTCAACTAGATACTCCGGCCAATCGAGGGCAATTTCATCCTAAGACAATTTCAACctaaattaaagttaaattagattaaatattaaaaaaaatatttaaaaacaaacaaacaaacaacgCTGCCCCCATCGGCCGCTACCCCCATTGCTAGTGGGCGGCAAAGAATGGCCAACGGGGGTTGCTGGTGACCCCTTGCAACCTCTCCTACATCTAGGCCTGGGATCAGGTATTTTACTGCCCTACTAGTAAAATAAGTCTAGTTTGAGAGTATGAAGTAAAAAGAGCAGGTATTGTGACAGCAACAAACAAAAGACTACATGTGTTTAAGCTAATGTTCAAGTAGAAATCATACCAGGAAAAGACCCCATTGACGATAGGTAGAGTGAAGGTTGCAAAGCTCAGTGGATTGAGAAGGAGGATCCATCAGCTTCCCCAGATTGATGCGAGGCAAGCCCTACGACAACTCTCGATGGTGACCAGCCATTACTATGTCGTTGCGGAGGTACCTGGGGGGCACAGCATCCAACTGTCGCTGCCTCACCAGCTCTTGCACACTTGACACTGGCAGCGTCCAGTTCAAGTTCACCCTTTcctccttctccatcttcgCCTCTTCTCTGTTCCTTCCGCTGTCTGATCTCTTCTACCCGAGTTCTTGAATTGACTATGAGAGGATGATTGCTCACCAAACGAAAGGATAGTCAAATTTTGATCGGTATTCTGCTGCCATTAGTCACAATTCAATCAGAAGAAATTGCGCAAAGTACTGTTTTGTAAaagaaatatcatcaacatCTCTTCTTATAAAGGATCACACGTCCTCGGCGACCACCGCCGAGAGACCCGACTCAAGCGGCAAATATAGGAAGACAAATGGCTGTTatgaatgaggaagaagatgaacagtaatgGGTGAACAGTAGATTTAGCATTtttgaaatgctaaaagcccaaagtaGATCCCTACttggaggttgggacacctggagtaccataacttggcacggagggacacttaagtgccataacctTGAAatggtatacttaagtgccaatatcgaaataaaatggaacacttaagtgccaatctgGCCAAAAACCGGCCAAATGCaaacgtggcattttccggcgacaTGCTTAACCGACGTggcaatttattaaataaaaaaaaaaaagcacacgtggaggaggaaaacgacgtcgccccatccactgtgcatttggccaaactaaacgacgtcgttttgcttATTTGGATTTTAACCATTCGTCCATTGGTTCACACCGGATCTGACGTCCTTTCCATCACCGTTCACAACTCGCCATTTATAGGTCGCTGTTCGCAGGTCATCGCTCACCGTCGTCGCTCGCTGTCGTCACTCGCCGTTGTCAATTTGCTtaggttttttctcttcttcctctcccctgtggtgaaattagggctccgacTCGCTTATTAGGGCTTGGACTTGAAATTTGGGGATCGACTGGGAAAGCTCAGGCTTGGATGatattgatgtgagatttatggCTCAGATGTGGTGCTACAATCCTATTAAGGGGTTCGAATTGACAGTTTAGGATTAGCCTCGAAATGtaggctcggtgtagggcttAGCAGGGGGAAAATTAGGGCTCAGTGTAGGGCTCGACGTCGCCTCATCCACTGTGATGTGTGATTTAGGGCTTTGATGTTGAATTATGATGCGCGAAAGTAATGTGTAGTGGTTggatgtgaaatgtgcgatggtgattggtgattgttaggATTCGGAGTATTGGACCTTGGACATATTCAAATCGAATTTCTTGTTGTTGTGGGGATGAGGACTTCtgtacatttttttaataaattgcattgttgaggacccatgctgagggatctctccatattttaaaggaATGCAACGACATAATCAAAGTAGTTGTTAGGTCCCATCTCTATTTGTCCTTATCCTGAGGCCTCTTTTCAAGCTATAGCTGTCGTCTGACCTATGcatcttccctctttctttcttcttttcttaataaagattgtagggacctccacttgcaattgtCTGTCTTTTGTGAATGTGATcccaaaagttaattgtatatttgtcaTCTTTTGTTGCAGAAATGGCTCATGATAAAGACTATGTTGCTATCATTGTTTACTACGGTGgggattttgtgattggggaggatgagtgggagtatgagagggggaatgagggtactatctttATAGATATAAAGAAtgcatcttatattggatttgttagaaatatagtgacatttttgccttgtaGAGTACAAAAATTACTATACTGTGTTCCTGGaaaaggcttgagagatggtttgagagttttggaagatgataatggttttagggatgtcttatatcattatcttcatggcgaagaggcgaaagtatttgttgaaaacaatagtGATAGTGAGGACAAAGATGATGATAGACATAACACCCAAGTAGGAGAAGtaggagatggtattcaagctaGTACTGAGGTTAGGGATGAAGCAGGGCATGATGGACAGGacggggaggagaggggcgcaTATGTTATTCACCAGAGCGATtgtgacataggtgatgtcaccatcactaaattagattgggaagtagctaaATCCAGTGAtagtgatgatgacgatgacgatgaagggttggctgctgaagctgaaaatttattaattttaagtGACGATGACGATGAGGAACTTATacagtcaaggaaaaaacaaagggactttTTGTCAAATAGATTTGTAACTTTGCAGGTAGCTGATGAAGTTTCAAACAGAGACGAAGGCCCTGCAGATGTTGGTGTTGCAAGCCAGGAGatagattatgaagaaagcatcgacatcGCTACTTCCCAAGACGaacttgaagaagatcaacgagctgtgcgtagaaggaaaagtaagttttcttcctatgatccatccgttgcctctcttactttgtcagtaggtatgaaattccatgatgcgatacaatttagggaagctatactgaagaactccattgatgtataaagaaatattgatttcattagaaataccaagaaatttctaaGAGCTAGATGTTCGTAGCAAaactgtccatggaagatttacggcgcgtttgttaagaagagtgggtctttccaaattagagcctaccaagaggaacacacttgttccattaattttcaaaacaaaagggtaacaagtgcgTGGTTAtccaagcacttcttcgatcTGATCAAGCTGATGCCCGAGATGAAAATTATtaactttaggatgctggtgaaggagcgtgtaggcatcaatgtatctaggaatcagtgcaaaagagtaaagcaaaaggtgataaagATACTTATTGGTCAGTATGCTAAGGAATATGGGCAGGTGTGGGAGTATGCTTGGGACTGTAGGCTGTAAAACcctacaagtagagtgtatgtagaggtggtTGAGAGACCGCTTTCTGATCATGGaaccaagttcgataagttgGACGACTGTTtattgaagggcttgtgcaagggagaattatTGGCGGCGATTGGAAGAGATGtgaataaccaaatgttcccactagcttgggctattgtaaagattgagaaTAAGGATAATTGGTCatggttcttgaaaaatctgatagctgacttggagataacaaacgAGAAAGGGTGGGCatttgtggcacccctcgacgccccccgatccgttagagttgccacagttcgcttacctttcactttccttattaacatgtcactctgatacaatttcaattgcagcgggtctatacaacatagggggtttacactttttttttataggtcccttgcgcaattcatatacggaagcacatccaacaaactcccttccctatattcagaaaacgatgcacacctactaaacatcttatataagttaaagccgaacacgtttatttacataaagcagatggacatctttagtcggtacatcgaaatgccaatgtttctatactcggctatacttcaaaagatgaccaacaTCTCTTCTAATAGTTGAATACataaagtccatcgattagtgtcggcgtccaaaagttcctccctttgatatcctcctcctcgcaatcatatccaaccacttgattcatctactggtagcagtggcagcagagggatcttatctagtttgaaatgttattccccaaaaggggtgagtacaaccactcagcaagtaaaagaccaataaaccactcaatacatcatgccatccaatcatcacaatcatagcatcacatgtcatacaagcatccatgcacaacataccatggcatcatgcacaacataccatgacatcatgcacatgtcatcatacctcatgtaccatcatcatcatatcatacacttaTCATCAAcatgtcacatatggcatcatccttaccatgcatccatgcgtataacatcatcatcatatcaccatatcacatgtaccatcatcattaccgtGCATTCATGCAtgtcacatcatcatcatatcacatgtaccatcatcattaccatgtatccatgcacatctcatcatcatatcatgcatatatcatcatgcataattcaatttcaatttcattttggaccgccacatttctctttcccgggaccaatgtttgcatcccacattcatcacttatgcccaatcctggcattgcaagaaacctccgggcatgtatccaagatacaaccgggcatccggcacccccacattccgggtatctcgtatcccaactgacATCACGAGAAACCTCCgagcatgtatccaagatacaaccgggcatccggcatttacactccctagccgggcatctcgcatcccaactagcaacGCGGGGCatccccccgggcacaaacctccagggcttccggaattatgtactacataccaccaggcctcccttggaattacgtaccgtataccaccgggcatcccgacactcccggggaatctccggggctcgccatgaaaatggtttcccatgccctccggaattacgtaccgacataccaccaggcctcccctggaattacgtaccgtataccaccgggcatctcgacactcccggggaatcgttggctcacacctccgacggccttctcacttatctcaattcacatcttcaattatagttcaattataacatggcatgtgatgtgatggcaatcaagatcatattcatcattgaattcatacatgcatctcaaatcattatcatgcatgcaGCTAGACACCATCATCCAtcacaatacaattcatggagtccatgcaatataaaatggtccatatttcatgcc
This genomic stretch from Eucalyptus grandis isolate ANBG69807.140 chromosome 3, ASM1654582v1, whole genome shotgun sequence harbors:
- the LOC104439066 gene encoding protein SRG1 — its product is MVATSDRPKLSEGEAEEIDGGGNRERGKDAGKGVTLNCTLPVPSVQELVRQQRPDALPPRYLRDDTVVADHHRESLQDLPRIDLGKLMDLASRSTELRNLDSACREWGLFLLVNHGVSDEGMRMTKENVRGFFELPHHEKQKSAQRPGSLEGYGQAFVTYHEQKLDWNDMIFLKCHPPHARNLDLWPQNPPEFRMALEKYSEDMRKLAEAVAKYIGMALGIHEEELDLLAKSFGEGSCQVRMTYYPACPEPERAVGMTPHADATGITLLTECGNVAGLQVLRKDNCWVTVLPVPGTIVVNLGQIMEVYSNGTYRAPDHRVVVNKEKERVSIATFCNPSPSLPVGPSPQLLAATGLPPIFQTLSSSEEFMQRFYSRKLLDAVPFIDSLKL
- the LOC120291648 gene encoding probable 2-oxoglutarate/Fe(II)-dependent dioxygenase, which produces MKAVDLLTKSFEEGKYEVRMNYYPACPEPERAIGLLPHADILGITLLMECGNIPSLQVLSKDNCWVTVPPVPGGIVANLCQIMEVYSNGTYRAPDQRAVVNKEKERVSIATFCYPSPSLPVGPSPQLLATTGLPPIYQTLSNSGEFLQCFLSHKLDDAVPFIDTLKL